A window of Accipiter gentilis chromosome 24, bAccGen1.1, whole genome shotgun sequence contains these coding sequences:
- the TIMM8A gene encoding mitochondrial import inner membrane translocase subunit Tim8 A: protein MDAPSAAGLGGADPQLQRFIEVETQKQRFQQLVHQMTELCWEKCMDKPGPKLDSRAETCFVNCVERFIDTSQFILNRLEQTQKSKSAFSESLSD from the exons ATGGACGCGCCGTCCGCCGCCGGCTTGGGCGGCGCCGACCCCCAGCTCCAGCGCTTCATCGAGGTGGAGACGCAGAAGCAGCGCTTCCAGCAGCTGGTGCACCAGATGACCGAGCTCTGCTGG GAGAAGTGCATGGACAAGCCGGGTCCGAAGCTGGACAGCCGGGCCGAGACGTGCTTCGTGAACTGCGTGGAGCGCTTCATCGATACCAGCCAGTTCATCCTGAACCGGCTGGAGCAGACGCAGAAGTCCAAGTCCGCCTTCTCGGAGAGCCTGTCCGACTGA